The Myxosarcina sp. GI1 genome contains the following window.
AGTTGGTATTATTTTCGGTAAATAACAGTTGCGGTTGAGAATTGCAATATAGCCATCTTTTACCCAGATCGGACTGTTCGGCTTCGATGGTACTATACTCATCGCAGCGATCGTATATTTTTAGTTTGGGTTTTTCTACTTCATAGCCCCACGACCAAGTATTACGAAACCATAGATTAGGCAATAGATGTAGCGTTTTAGTTTCGTCACTTCTGTTGATAATTTCGATTTTAATTAAAATATCTTCATCGGTTTCTTTGGCGTACTCTACTGTAATATCAAAATATTTATCTTCATCAAATATTCCTGTTTCTATTAATTCAAACTCTCGATCGTTTAATCCCCGATCTTGATTTTCTTGTAGTAATCTTTCGTAGGGAAAAGCCTGCTGGGGATATTTATAAAGAAATTTCATGTAGGCATGAGAAGGAGTATTATCCAGTTGAAAATAATATTCTTTAACATCTTCTCCATGATTGCCCTGACTGTTAGTCAAACCAAATAATCTTTCTTTTAAAAACGGATCTTCGCCGTTCCAAAAACTCAACGCAAAGCAAATTCTCTGATGGTTATCTGAAATACCTCCAATGCCATCTTCTCCCCAACGATAAGCGCGATAATGTGACTGTTCAAAACTAAAATAATCCCAAGCCTCACCATCTTTACTGTAGTCTTCTCTTACCGTTCCCCACTGGCGATCGCTCAAATACGACCCCCATCTGCGCCAGTAGGCTGTTCTTTCACGGTCTTCTTTAAGTCTAATTTCTTCTGCTGTAAGGCGGGATTCTGCTGACATCAGTAGTTAATGTTAATAAATTAATTAATTTAAAGTGAGAACTTATTAGTTTGTATATAAACTTTTGTTAAGCTGCATTTGTTAGTTATATTGAAAATAAACTTGGAGTTGCATCTGTCATTGGTCATAAATTTGACCTTTAAAAATGCAGAAGACATTCGTTTTCTTTAATGTTGAATGGAGAAAAGCTTAAATCAAATCTTTTCTGCCTTTTAATCTTTCTGCTTCTAATTGTTTGATTTCTTTTTCTAGAAAATAGTTGAGAATTGTTCTAATTGCTGCGATCGCTACTAAAATGCCAATAGAATTCCAGCTAGGAGATACCGAAGTACCGACTATATCTGCTGCAAGTAGTAATTCTAAAGCTAAAACCAGAGACAATCCCAAATCTAACCTAATCTCGCGATAAAAGTCCTCTCCCTGTCTGTGTCGATAACTACGCACGATCTTAGGAATAGTTTTAATAATTGAAAAAGCAACTAGGATCACTGCTACAGCTTCAATAATAATTTTGACTATTAAAGCTGCCTGGGTTAAGAGAAATTCAATATTAGAGATAGCTGGTGCGTAGTGTTCCAAAACTTAAACCTCAAATAAAATCGACTTTACACGATCGAGGATACAGAAAATTTGATATCGTTCTTGAGTTATTTTGCAATTCAATGCAATATAGCTTGCAATGCAATATAGCTTGCAAATATATTCGCCGCTTTAAGCAATTAAAATTTGTTTTTAATGAAAAATTTGGAATTAAATTTAAAGTGCGATCGCGCCCAAAAAAGCGTTATTGCCAGTCAATATACAGCTTATCCGTTACGTATGTCTCCAGTTCTGCGGCTAGATAACAAAAATCGTCATTGCGCTTATTTATATATGATGAACACTTCTCCAGGTTTGTTGGCGGGGGATGAGTTAAACATCAAGCTTACTATGGCAGAAAATACCAATCTCTATCTTACCGATCAAGCCGCGACAAAAGTTCATCCCATGCCCCAACTGGACACTATTGCCAGAGTTAATAATGAAATCGAACTAGCAGCCAACGCCACTTTAGAATTTATTCCCGAACCGTTGATTCTCTATCAGGATGCAGCTTTAGAACAAACAACTCGCATCAAACTTCATTCAACTGCAAGGTTATTTTTTAGCGAAATAATTTTGCCTGGTAGATTGGCTAGAGGAGAATCATATCAATTTCGTTATTATTTCAATCGCCTACAGGTTAGTTCTCTTTCGGGAGAAGTTTATTGCCAAGAGGCGGTGCGCTTAGAAGGAAAACTCAATCCGTTTAAAGAAAGTAAATTATTTGCTTCCATGCCTGTTATCGGTAGCGCGATCGTTATTCTACCGCAGACTAATTTGCAAGCATTACGCGACACTTTAGAAGATTTGCAGACGGCTGAATGTCAGAATCTTAATGTTGCCTGTTCGATCTTGCCTGACAATAAAGGCTTACTAATTCGTGCCTTAGCTAATACTACTGGTTCGATTAAAAAATATTTGCAATACGCTGCTAACTGCGTGCGTTGTAGTTGCGATCGCTCTATCTTACCCTATATCGCTAAGTAAAAAATTTAGACAAAGATACGATAAAAGTAAATTAAATTAGCGATCGCATTATCGTACATCAATAATTAATTTAGCGATCGCATTACCTGAAATTGTTTTCTGATAATATTTAAAAATAACTTGGGGGAGACTAACTTCAGACTCAGCGCACCTTGAATTGTTCGAGCAGAGCCAAGAAAGCATTACGATTTTGTTCGATCGCAAAATAAAAATAGGTTCCCATAATAGTGACGATGCACAACTTACCTAAATGATTGTAAGTGTCAATAATTTGTTGGCTGCTCCAGCCATACTGAATCAATAAATTCATATCACCCCCCGAATCGTTAAAACCTCCCCATAGTGTACCCCAAGGAATAGAGGCTCGACCGCGATCGATCTGATGCCAGAACCAAACTCGATTCCAAAAGGTGAAAGCAGCCCCCAGTACCACAGGAAAACGATAAAAATCCCAGCGCAAGTAATTAGGTAAGGCAAAGAAATAATTCACCATTAGCAATGCACACAAATAAAACTCACCTCCAATGCCACCAAATGAAAATAAAACATTAAAGGTGTCGAGAGGCATTAGCCAGGTCATCCAAAATTGTAGTAAAGCAATAACAACAGCTAACACCATTGACCAACGCCGCTTTTCTTTCCATCCCGCTCGGAACAATAGCCCCAACAAAAACAAAATCCCCAAATAAACAAAGCTCGATCGCTCGGTTTCAAAATTTGTCCAACCGAATGGTAATGGTATAGCTCTACGTCCTGATAACCAGGCAACTGTAGCGTGACCAAATTCATGAAACCATATATTAATACCCCCAAGGAGAAACCTTGTTGGGGTCATGAGGTTCAAGATAATCGCTAATATTGATAGTAAGGGAAAAACGATTGCACTACTAAACCGATTCTGAAATGACAGTAAGTCGATATCTTCTTTACTAAAGCCTTCCTGAAGTGTGGTTGTTTGTGGCATAGGTAATGACTGCTGCTCTTGCCGATCGTAAGTTTTTTTTTGAAGCTGTCTCGTAAATATTTGGTAACTATTTTTGAGAGTTTGCAGTTCTTCGGAGTTGCCAGATCGCTTGGCTCGAACTTTTAACTTGAAGTAAGCTTGACTGATGGCTTCAAGCGTTGCATCTGGTTCGAGGTTGAGTTGTCGATAGTGAGGTTCTAAATCGACTTGAGTGTCTCCGATTGGTCGATCGGTTTTTATTGTAGAAGACCTGGAACGAGCGGCAATCGTTGCTGGATTTAATAGCGTCAATGATTGTTTCCAAGCAAGACGCTCTTGACCTTGAAGTTGGGCTTGAACCTGTACCACATAAATACCAAGTGGATTGATTTTATTCAGCCATTGTTCCAGGAATGTTAGTGTTTGATGCTCTGCTAGTGTATCTAAAGTCCGAAGTTGCAGGATTAAGAGATTTTGCTCTCGTCGAGCATTTACGTCAACAGGCTGTACTGGAAAAGCTGCTTTGAGGCAGATCGCGATCGCTTGAGGATCGCCTTGCTGAGCCTGAAGTTTCGTAGATGTCATGGTCTTACAACTAGATTGTGGCTGGTAACTAGCATATTATTCCCAATAACGCTGCTACATTCTTTATCTCTAGCAATAACTTACTATTCTTGTTTTTGAAGCTCGAACGTATAAAAAGAGCAAAGATAAAACGTAAGCCCAAGGGCTATTCTTTTGTATTTATTATTCTCTTAACAAACAAGCGATCGCTATCACTGTATTTAATTACAGCTTCATATCCTTTATATTGCTATATTGCATAATTTTTTTGACTGGAGAAGACCTAAGATAATTTATAGTAGATCGCCGAGCTTCAGTCGATGAGTCAACTCGAATCAATAATCGTATCCGCAGCCCAAATGGGTCAAATAGAGAAGCAAATTTTTAAAGCAGGAATGCCAGTAGCGGCATTAATGGAAAAGGCAGCTACTCTTTGTGCGTCAAAAATAATTAGTCTCTATCCTCTCTCGTCTATAAATTCGGTAGGTATATTAGTTGGACCGGGGCATAATGGCGGAGATGCTTTGGTTATCGCTCGCGAACTGTTTTTAGCTGGCTATGAGATTAAAGTTTATCGTCCTTTGTCTAAAGCGAAAGATTTAACTAGCAAACACGCTGACTACGCGGCTAGTTTGGGTATTAAATTTTACCAAGATATTGAAGCTTTACTTTCTTGCGATTTAATTATCGATGGTTTGTTCGGCTTTGGTTTGACTCGTTCGTTACCCGAAAATATCGTTGAAGACTTAAATAAATTAAATAAGCAACCGCAACCTGTAGTTAGTATCGATCTGCCTTCAGGAATACATACCGATACGGCAGAGGTTTTAGGCGGAGCAATTCGCGCTACTCATACTCTATGTTTGGGCTTATGGAAAAAAGCTTTTTTTCAAGACGCAGCTTTAGAATACATCGGTCAACCTCACAGAATTGATTTTGGCATTCTACCCCATCATGTTTGGTCGGTTTTAACCCAACCCGCACCAATACGACAGATTACCCCTAGCCTAGTACGTCAGTTTTTACCTTTATCCCGTTCCCAAGTTACCTATAAATACAAGCAGGGACACTTGTTACTAATTTGTGGCTCTCGTCGCTATTCTGGAGGCGCAATTTTAACTGCATTAGGAGCGAGAGCTAGTGGGGTAGGTATGCTGTCTGTAGCCGTACCAGAATCTTTAAAGCCGTTGCTCGTTAGCCATCTACCAGAAGCTTTAATTATTGGCTGTCCTGAAAATCGAGAAGGCGCGATCGCTTCAGTTCCTACTGCTTTAGATAATTATGATGTAATTGCCTGTGGTCCTGGTATGACAATGGATGCCGAAGCAACTCTACAAAAAGTTTTGCAGGTAGAATGTCCCTTGATTTTGGATGCCGATGGTTTGAATTTGTTGGCGCAACAAGAAACCATTCCTACTTTAAAACAGAGAACGGCGACAACTATTCTTACTCCTCATGCAGGAGAATTTAAACGTTTGTTTCCCGATCTAGACTTAGACCGCGATCGCCTGAATGCCGTACAAATCGTTGCTAAACAAAGCCACGCAATCGTGCTGCTAAAAGGAGCAAAAACTGCGATCGCTTCACCTGAAGGTTTGATGTGGTTAATTCCTCAAAGCACGCCAGCATTAGCTAGAGGTGGTTCTGGAGACGTGTTGACTGGCTTAATTGGTGGCTTGATGGCTCAAACGATTAAAGACGAGCGAGCGTTGGTAAACGATACTGTCGCAACTGCGGCTTGGTGGCACGCTAGAGCGGGAATTATTGCCGCAGAAAAGAGAACCGAGTTAGGCGTAGATGCTTATACCCTAACCAATTATCTGGTAGCTGCGGTGAAGGAAGTTTAGAATTAAAATTCAAACTACGCCCATTCAATATTTGACTTTGTAGCGCAATCGGACATTTACTATTTTAAAACTAGCCTGAAAATGCGCTCGCTTCTATTTAACTGCAACTAGATTAAGAAAAGCGACCGCTTTATGAACTCGACTATCGATTTATGCTCAAATCTCAGCAAGATCGCCTTGTAGATCGTTTTTGGCGATTGGCTTTAGTCAATATTCTTTCAAACCTGATGGTGCCGCTTGCCAGTTTAATCGATACGGCATTTTTAGGGCATTTAGCGGATATTCGCCATTTAGGGGGTGTAGCGATCGCCTCAATTGTATTTAACTATATTTATTGGTCGTTTGGCTTCTTACGCATGGCTACAACTGGCACAACAGCCCAAGCAGCAGGAGCGAGCGATCGCGATACTGTTATTTTGACATTATTGCGAAATGGTGCGATCGCCATCTTTATAGCGTTAGTTATTTTAATTTTGCAGTACCCTTTACGGGAAGTTGGTTTTACTTTGCTCAGTGCCGCACCAGAAGTATTAGAGTCGGGACGAGATTACTACAATGTCTTAATTTGGGGCGCACCTGCGACACTGCTTAATTTTGTCTTATTAGGCTGGTTTTTGGGACGAGAATTGGCGGGCAAAGTTTTAATACTATCGATAATCGATAAAGGTGCTAATGTCGCTTTGAACTATTTATTTATCGTGCAGTTAGGCTGGGCGAGTTCGGGGGCGGCAGCAGCAACTGCAATTAGTCAATATCTCAATTTGTTAGTAGGATTGACTTTTATTTGGCGTGAATTTCCCTATTCTTCTTTACTGCAATACCGCAATCTAATTTTTAATTCTAAAACTCTCAAAGCTGCCTTTACTCTCAACAGCAATATTTTTATTCGTACCCTCGCTTTGATTTCTACTTTTGCCGTCTTTACCAATCTAAGCTCGGCACTGGGAACAACTGTTCTGGCAGTTAATACTTTGCTTTTACAAGTAGTTACTTTTGGAGCTTATTTTATTGACGGTATTGCTTTTGCTACAGAAAGTATTGCAGGTAATCTTTACGCTCAAAAAAATAACCGTCAGCTTTTATCTTTAATTAAGCTGGCAGGGGGAGCAAGTTTGATTGCAGGCTTGCTTTTCGCCTTGGTTTTCTGGTCGTTGCCTTCTTTGTTCGAGTTACTTACCAATCACGCAGAAATAATAAAAAGCCTGATGAAATATACAATCTGGCTATTTCCTGTCTTGGGTTTTGGCTCGATCGCCTATATGCTAGACGGCTATTTTCTCGGTTTGACTCAAGGCAAAATCTTACGTACTTCAACCGTTATTGCCGCAGTTGTAGGATTTGCTCTAGTGGCGATCGCTGCTTGGCAGTTGCAAAATATTCATTTACTCTGGTTGGCTTTATGTATGTTTATGATAGGCAGAGTCATAACTTTAGGCTGGAAAGTACCACAAACATTAAAGAAAAGGCTTTAGGCTTTAAGAAATTAGAAGTACATTTAAATTTTACCGTTGAATTTCTAATATAGCCGAGAGAAAAGTTTACTTAAAGCTTAGAGCCTATAGTTTAGAGCTATCCTCACCAAAAGATGCTCTCAAGCCAAACTAACGTTATATTACACTATAGGTAAAGTCACACCAGCGCTCTGATTTTGATACTTGCCGCCGCGATCGGCATAGGTAGTTTGGCAGGGTTCGCCTTCAAAAAATAGTAGCTGTACCACGCCTTCGTTAGCATAGATTTTGACATCGGCACTAGAAGCGTTAGAAAACTCTAGAGTAATACTCCGACCGTGCCACGAACTTTCGAGAGGGGTAATATTAGCAATAACTCCCACACGGGCATAAGTAGATTTACCCAAACAAATCGCCGTAACGTTGGCGGGCATTTTGATGCTTTCTAAAGAAGCACCCAATCCGTAGCTGTTAGCAGGAATAATAAAATAAGAAGAACCATCTGTATCGAAGTGGAGTTCGGCAGGTTCTAAATTTTTAGGATTAAAATTTTTAGGATCGACCACCGTTCCTGGGATATGTCTAAAAATTCTAAAATCGTGAGGCGATAGGCGAATATCGTAACCGTAGGAACTTAGCCCCCAACTAATAGTACCAACTTCCTGTTTGTCATTAAAAGCAGCTTTTCTAATCGATTTAGCTTCAAAAGGCACAATCATTCCCTGACTTGCCTGTTCGATTATCCACTTATCATTTTTGATCGTCATTTCTATTTTCTGTACCGATTACTACCAACTTAAGTTTTAAACTAGACTGCGTTCACTATGAAATCATGAAACCAGTAGTTTTGATATTTAAGATTTCAAATTTTATTGTCTGTAGCCTATCTTAAATCTCTATTCAAACTATGCCGAGGTTTATTTTTGAGCGTGGGCATAACGTTTTTCGGTTTCTGATTTGATTGCCGCCAAGCTTTTTTTTAGTCTGTCTTCATAAATACCGTAAAAAAAGCTGTTAGCAGGACTAGAAGCTGGTATGACACTTACTTGATGGGTAATGAGTACGCTATCTGGTGGCGCGCTGGGGTAAGGAGAAACTGGTTCTAGTTGCCAGCTACCGTTAAGGGTTTTAAGATCTCCTCCTATTGCCTTAAAATCAATCTGCTGGGGATAAAATTCGGTGACTGCCATCCGAACCCTGGCTTCCGTACTAAAAACAAAGGTTTTTACCGTGCTAATTTGCTCGAATACTTTGCGATCGCCCTCAGCTTTAAGTAAGCGACTGCTATCGACATCGGGCAGAAAATTTTCAAAGCGATCGTAATCTGTCAGTACTTGCCAGGCAGCATCTCTAGAAGCTTCTACCAATATCCGCGCCGTATATTTACCCTTTTCCCCTGCCAGGGTAACTTTTCCCTGGCGCAAGGCGGCTCTTTCCAAAACTGGTAATTTATCTACAGGACCATCGAACAGCTTAGCATTGGCACCAGGACTGAAAATTAGAGCCACAGCTAGAGCGATCGCGCCGAGGCAAATTAAAAATGCTGTACGGCGTTGTGGTAAGAAGAATAAAGTCAAATTATAGTGTCCCCGAATGTAAATTGCGAGCGATTCTTATTTTAACCAGACAAATTCACAAACACCTCTGGGCTTGTACGGCAACTGGAAAACCTCACTGAGTTTACGGCTTTTACCACTACATTATTTGTTTGGCAAACGATAGATTTAATAGTACATGAAGAAATATTAATAGGGAGTTTTCCAACCAGATGTTTGAATACTTCAACGAACAAGCAATTAAAAGCGTCGTCCTTTCTCAAGAAGAAGCCAGAAATACAGGTCACAATCTTGTAGGGACAGAACATCTATTATTGGGGGTGATTGGGGAGGGCACATCAGCAGCAGCAAAAAACTTAACCACTAAAAATATTACTGTCGATAGCACCAGAGCGTTAGCTACAGAAACAGTTGGCAAAGGCTCTGGTTATGTTCCAGCCAATATTCCCTTTACGCCTAAAGCTAAGAATACCCTCGAACATGCTTTTCAAGAAGCTCGCCAACTAAAAGATAACTACATTGGACCAGAGCATATCTTATTGGCGATTACCAGACAAAAAGATACTTTAGCGGCAAAACTGCTAACCCAACAAGGTATCGACCTCAGACAGTTGAGAACGGAAATTATTAAAGAGTTAGGCGAAAGAGAACCAGTAACCGCTGCCGCTCCCAAACGCTCCTCGTTTGGAATGCCCAGACAGCAACAATCTGTTGCTCTTAAAGAATTTAGTACCAATCTGACCGAATTGGCAAAGGCAGGTAAACTCGATCCCGTAGTTGGTAGAAGTGCTGAAATCGAACGAGTAGTTCAGATTTTGGGCAGACGTACTAAAAACAATCCTGTTATGGTGGGCGAACCTGGAGTTGGTAAAACAGCGATCGCCGAAGGATTAGCGCAACGTATCGTCGATGGCGATGTAACTCAACTTCTCGAAGGTAAAGAAGTTATCAGCCTCGACATGGGTTTGTTACTCGCAGGAACAAAATTTCGCGGTGAGTTTGAAGAAAGACTCAAGAGCATCGTAGACGAAGTACGTAGTGCAGGTAACATAATTTTAGTTATCGACGAAATTCACACTTTAGTTGGTGCTGGAGCGATGGGCGGTGCGATGGACGCAGCGAATATGCTTAAACCCGCTTTGGCTAGAGGTGAAATTCAATGTCTCGGTAGTACTACTCTTGACGAATATCGCCAGCATATCGAACGCGATGCCGCTTTAGAACGTCGTTTCCAAAAAGTAACGATTGGCGAACCCTCTCCCGAAGATGCGATTGAAATCCTTAGAGGTTTACGCAAAACTTACGAAGAATATCACCAAGTTAAATTTACCGATAAAGCAATTGAAGTTGCCGTTACCCTATCCGAACGCTATATTAGCGATCGCTTCTTACCAGATAAAGCGATCGATCTAATTGACGAAGCTGGTTCGCGCACTCATTTGGAACATTCTTTACATAGCAATAATAATAGTGAAGATACAGCCGAAGTAGCTACTATCGACCCACAAGCTCTAACCCCTGTAGTTGATGAAGAAAGCATTGCCAAAATCGTCGCTGCCTGGACGGGTATTCCCGTAACCAAAATGACCGAAACCGAGTCGGAAACTCTACTTCATTTAGAAGACAACTTGCACGAACGAGTTATCGGTCAGGATGAAGCCGTTAGAGCCGTATCCCGCGCTTTAAGACGTTCTCGCTCTGGTTTAGGCGATCGCAACCGTCCTATTGCCAGTTTGTTCTTCTCTGGTCCTACAGGAGTCGGTAAGACCGAACTCGCTAAAGCACTAGCCGTTCAGATGTTTGGTTCGGAAGAAGCGATCGTTCGCATTGATATGTCAGAACTAATGGAAGCTCATACCGTTTCCAAACTAATTGGTTCGCCTCCAGGATATGTCGGCTACGACGAAGGCGGTCAGTTAACCGAAGCAATACGTCGCCAACCTTATACGGTTGTGTTATTTGACGAAATAGAAAAAGCACACCCCGATGTATTTAACCTGTTGTTACAGTTACTTGATGACGGACGTTTGACCGATGCCCAAGGTCGTGTAGTTAATTTCAAAAACACGGTAATTATTATGACCTCTAACGTTGGTTCTAAAGTAATTGAAAAAGGCGGTTCGGGATTGGGCTTTAATTTTGCCGAAGACGAATCCGAAGCACAGTACAATCGCATTAA
Protein-coding sequences here:
- a CDS encoding DUF1622 domain-containing protein, giving the protein MEHYAPAISNIEFLLTQAALIVKIIIEAVAVILVAFSIIKTIPKIVRSYRHRQGEDFYREIRLDLGLSLVLALELLLAADIVGTSVSPSWNSIGILVAIAAIRTILNYFLEKEIKQLEAERLKGRKDLI
- a CDS encoding ATP-dependent Clp protease ATP-binding subunit, translated to MFEYFNEQAIKSVVLSQEEARNTGHNLVGTEHLLLGVIGEGTSAAAKNLTTKNITVDSTRALATETVGKGSGYVPANIPFTPKAKNTLEHAFQEARQLKDNYIGPEHILLAITRQKDTLAAKLLTQQGIDLRQLRTEIIKELGEREPVTAAAPKRSSFGMPRQQQSVALKEFSTNLTELAKAGKLDPVVGRSAEIERVVQILGRRTKNNPVMVGEPGVGKTAIAEGLAQRIVDGDVTQLLEGKEVISLDMGLLLAGTKFRGEFEERLKSIVDEVRSAGNIILVIDEIHTLVGAGAMGGAMDAANMLKPALARGEIQCLGSTTLDEYRQHIERDAALERRFQKVTIGEPSPEDAIEILRGLRKTYEEYHQVKFTDKAIEVAVTLSERYISDRFLPDKAIDLIDEAGSRTHLEHSLHSNNNSEDTAEVATIDPQALTPVVDEESIAKIVAAWTGIPVTKMTETESETLLHLEDNLHERVIGQDEAVRAVSRALRRSRSGLGDRNRPIASLFFSGPTGVGKTELAKALAVQMFGSEEAIVRIDMSELMEAHTVSKLIGSPPGYVGYDEGGQLTEAIRRQPYTVVLFDEIEKAHPDVFNLLLQLLDDGRLTDAQGRVVNFKNTVIIMTSNVGSKVIEKGGSGLGFNFAEDESEAQYNRIKELVNQELKQYFRPEFINRLDEIIVFRQLTKPEVKEISEILLQEVSQRLEEQREITLEVTEAFKDKVVDEGFDPSYGARPLRRAIVRLLEDSLAEAILSGRVDDGDTALVDVDDEEVTILPIAQPALVEAVN
- a CDS encoding SRPBCC family protein → MTLFFLPQRRTAFLICLGAIALAVALIFSPGANAKLFDGPVDKLPVLERAALRQGKVTLAGEKGKYTARILVEASRDAAWQVLTDYDRFENFLPDVDSSRLLKAEGDRKVFEQISTVKTFVFSTEARVRMAVTEFYPQQIDFKAIGGDLKTLNGSWQLEPVSPYPSAPPDSVLITHQVSVIPASSPANSFFYGIYEDRLKKSLAAIKSETEKRYAHAQK
- the dcd gene encoding dCTP deaminase, coding for MTIKNDKWIIEQASQGMIVPFEAKSIRKAAFNDKQEVGTISWGLSSYGYDIRLSPHDFRIFRHIPGTVVDPKNFNPKNLEPAELHFDTDGSSYFIIPANSYGLGASLESIKMPANVTAICLGKSTYARVGVIANITPLESSWHGRSITLEFSNASSADVKIYANEGVVQLLFFEGEPCQTTYADRGGKYQNQSAGVTLPIV
- a CDS encoding urease accessory protein UreD, which translates into the protein MKNLELNLKCDRAQKSVIASQYTAYPLRMSPVLRLDNKNRHCAYLYMMNTSPGLLAGDELNIKLTMAENTNLYLTDQAATKVHPMPQLDTIARVNNEIELAANATLEFIPEPLILYQDAALEQTTRIKLHSTARLFFSEIILPGRLARGESYQFRYYFNRLQVSSLSGEVYCQEAVRLEGKLNPFKESKLFASMPVIGSAIVILPQTNLQALRDTLEDLQTAECQNLNVACSILPDNKGLLIRALANTTGSIKKYLQYAANCVRCSCDRSILPYIAK
- the gntT gene encoding guanitoxin biosynthesis MATE family efflux transporter GntT; the encoded protein is MLKSQQDRLVDRFWRLALVNILSNLMVPLASLIDTAFLGHLADIRHLGGVAIASIVFNYIYWSFGFLRMATTGTTAQAAGASDRDTVILTLLRNGAIAIFIALVILILQYPLREVGFTLLSAAPEVLESGRDYYNVLIWGAPATLLNFVLLGWFLGRELAGKVLILSIIDKGANVALNYLFIVQLGWASSGAAAATAISQYLNLLVGLTFIWREFPYSSLLQYRNLIFNSKTLKAAFTLNSNIFIRTLALISTFAVFTNLSSALGTTVLAVNTLLLQVVTFGAYFIDGIAFATESIAGNLYAQKNNRQLLSLIKLAGGASLIAGLLFALVFWSLPSLFELLTNHAEIIKSLMKYTIWLFPVLGFGSIAYMLDGYFLGLTQGKILRTSTVIAAVVGFALVAIAAWQLQNIHLLWLALCMFMIGRVITLGWKVPQTLKKRL
- a CDS encoding bifunctional ADP-dependent NAD(P)H-hydrate dehydratase/NAD(P)H-hydrate epimerase, whose protein sequence is MSQLESIIVSAAQMGQIEKQIFKAGMPVAALMEKAATLCASKIISLYPLSSINSVGILVGPGHNGGDALVIARELFLAGYEIKVYRPLSKAKDLTSKHADYAASLGIKFYQDIEALLSCDLIIDGLFGFGLTRSLPENIVEDLNKLNKQPQPVVSIDLPSGIHTDTAEVLGGAIRATHTLCLGLWKKAFFQDAALEYIGQPHRIDFGILPHHVWSVLTQPAPIRQITPSLVRQFLPLSRSQVTYKYKQGHLLLICGSRRYSGGAILTALGARASGVGMLSVAVPESLKPLLVSHLPEALIIGCPENREGAIASVPTALDNYDVIACGPGMTMDAEATLQKVLQVECPLILDADGLNLLAQQETIPTLKQRTATTILTPHAGEFKRLFPDLDLDRDRLNAVQIVAKQSHAIVLLKGAKTAIASPEGLMWLIPQSTPALARGGSGDVLTGLIGGLMAQTIKDERALVNDTVATAAWWHARAGIIAAEKRTELGVDAYTLTNYLVAAVKEV